A stretch of the Pseudomonas sp. ACM7 genome encodes the following:
- a CDS encoding DUF1624 domain-containing protein, protein MTPSSGLAGPATTASPALATSAVKANTRMLAIDALRGFVMLLMLIDHVRETFLLHRQVTDPIDALSVTPDLYFTRMLSEICAPAFIFLTGLSAWLYSQKHTAKETSVFLLKRGLFLVFLEVTFVCFAWNAEFPPKTLWLQVIWCIGICMIVLAGLLHFKRSWLIVLGVAIVAGHNLLDGVTVGPESPFFVPWSILHQRVFIDITEFTRARTTYPVLPWIGVILLGWGIGPWFGKDMDPAERISRLLKLGAGLLVAFVFIRYLNVYGEKPWVQTGDSLRTFMSFMSAKKYPPSLMFLMPTIGLSLILLALFEKLQDRWSTATLAIYGGAPMFFYLLHLYVLKAMYLVAVAIWGANQGAYYGFDNLPTVWLWSVILGVLLFFPTRWFANLKQRRRDIAILKYL, encoded by the coding sequence ATGACCCCATCTTCAGGATTGGCAGGGCCGGCGACAACCGCTTCCCCTGCGCTTGCAACCAGTGCCGTCAAGGCCAACACCCGCATGCTGGCGATCGACGCCCTGCGCGGTTTCGTCATGCTGTTGATGCTGATCGACCATGTGCGGGAAACTTTTCTGCTGCACCGTCAGGTCACCGACCCGATCGATGCGTTGAGCGTCACGCCGGACCTGTACTTCACCCGCATGCTCAGCGAAATATGCGCCCCGGCATTCATCTTCCTCACCGGTTTGTCGGCCTGGCTCTACAGCCAGAAACACACGGCGAAAGAAACCTCGGTGTTCCTGCTCAAGCGCGGGTTGTTCCTGGTGTTTCTCGAAGTTACCTTCGTGTGCTTTGCCTGGAACGCCGAGTTCCCGCCCAAGACCCTGTGGCTGCAGGTGATCTGGTGCATCGGCATCTGCATGATCGTGCTCGCCGGTTTGCTGCACTTCAAACGCAGCTGGCTGATCGTGCTCGGCGTGGCCATTGTCGCCGGGCACAACCTGCTCGATGGCGTGACCGTTGGGCCGGAGTCGCCGTTCTTCGTGCCGTGGTCGATCCTGCATCAGCGGGTGTTCATCGACATCACCGAATTCACCCGGGCCCGCACCACGTACCCGGTATTGCCCTGGATTGGCGTGATCCTGCTGGGGTGGGGGATCGGGCCGTGGTTCGGCAAGGACATGGACCCGGCCGAGCGGATTTCCCGCCTGCTTAAACTGGGCGCCGGCCTGCTGGTGGCGTTCGTGTTCATTCGCTACCTGAACGTCTATGGCGAGAAGCCCTGGGTGCAAACCGGTGATTCGCTGCGCACCTTCATGAGTTTCATGAGCGCCAAGAAGTACCCGCCCTCGTTGATGTTCCTGATGCCGACGATTGGACTTTCGCTGATCTTGCTGGCGCTGTTCGAGAAGCTGCAGGATCGCTGGTCCACCGCGACCCTGGCGATTTACGGCGGGGCGCCGATGTTCTTCTATTTGCTGCACTTGTACGTACTCAAGGCCATGTACCTGGTGGCAGTCGCGATCTGGGGCGCCAATCAGGGTGCCTACTATGGCTTCGACAACCTGCCCACGGTGTGGCTGTGGAGTGTGATCCTCGGGGTGTTGCTGTTCTTCCCGACGCGCTGGTTCGCCAACCTCAAACAGCGCCGCCGCGATATCGCGATCCTCAAATACCTCTGA
- a CDS encoding CopD family copper resistance protein has product MIYPLILTLHLFAALIFIGTVLFEVLFLESIRKQLPARVMLLVEQGIGRRARSLMPWVLLVLFGAGLGMVWLRYLPALASPLASSFGTLLALKIAVAVSVLLHFLGAMLLFKSGRMSPRYLHFIHGSLFCHMIVIVLLAKGMFYLTW; this is encoded by the coding sequence ATGATCTATCCACTGATTCTGACCTTGCACCTGTTTGCCGCGCTGATCTTCATCGGCACGGTGCTCTTCGAAGTCCTGTTCCTGGAAAGCATCCGCAAACAGCTACCCGCCAGGGTGATGCTGCTGGTGGAGCAGGGTATCGGTCGCCGGGCCCGCTCGCTGATGCCGTGGGTGCTGCTGGTGTTGTTCGGTGCGGGGCTGGGCATGGTCTGGTTGCGCTACTTGCCAGCCCTTGCCTCACCACTGGCCTCATCGTTCGGCACATTGCTGGCGTTGAAAATCGCAGTGGCCGTGAGTGTGCTGCTGCATTTCCTCGGCGCCATGTTGTTGTTCAAAAGCGGCCGGATGAGCCCGCGATACCTGCACTTCATCCATGGCAGCCTGTTCTGCCACATGATCGTCATCGTGCTGCTGGCCAAGGGCATGTTTTACCTGACGTGGTAA
- the hemN gene encoding oxygen-independent coproporphyrinogen III oxidase produces MNTTFDFNRALVEKYDRPGPRYTSYPTAPQFHQAFAVDDYQRAARDSNQVAAPKPLSVYIHIPFCKSLCYYCACNKIITQKTHRAVEYLKYLKREIAMQAALFDNTRKLTQLHLGGGTPTYLTSEQLADLMDCLHQAFNMDDSDDHEFSIEVDPRTISTEQIQSLRQLGFNRLSFGVQDFDPDVQAAVNRLQSEEQIYALVAAAREAQFKSISVDLIYGLPLQTVQSFDVTLSKIIALRPDRIAAYSYAHLPEMVRAQRLIRPADMPPPERKLELLELTIRRLTEAGYVYIGMDHFALPEDELALARANGTLQRNFQGYSTHADCDLIGLGVSSIGKVGDSYSQSVKALSQYYARIDQGLLPVHRGYRLNADDLLRREVISDLMCHGRIAFDKYEARHGIRFTEYFAEALAQLGEHVRDGLLQIHRDELVLLPQGHLMMRSAAMAFDAYLGGEQKGQFSRTV; encoded by the coding sequence ATGAACACGACATTTGATTTCAATCGCGCCCTGGTCGAAAAGTATGACCGACCGGGGCCGCGCTATACCTCTTACCCCACGGCGCCGCAGTTTCACCAGGCGTTTGCCGTTGACGACTATCAGCGTGCCGCCCGTGACAGCAATCAGGTGGCCGCGCCGAAACCGCTGTCGGTGTACATCCACATCCCGTTCTGCAAAAGCCTTTGTTACTACTGCGCCTGCAACAAAATCATTACCCAGAAAACCCATCGCGCGGTCGAGTACCTGAAGTACCTCAAGCGTGAAATCGCGATGCAGGCGGCCTTGTTCGACAACACCCGCAAACTCACTCAGTTGCACCTGGGTGGCGGCACGCCGACCTATTTGACCAGCGAGCAGCTGGCGGACCTGATGGACTGTCTGCACCAGGCGTTCAACATGGATGACAGCGATGACCATGAGTTCTCCATCGAGGTCGACCCACGGACCATCAGCACCGAGCAGATTCAGTCGTTGCGCCAGTTGGGCTTCAATCGCCTGAGTTTCGGCGTGCAGGATTTCGACCCCGACGTACAGGCGGCGGTCAATCGCCTGCAAAGTGAAGAGCAGATTTATGCGCTGGTCGCGGCGGCGCGCGAGGCGCAATTCAAGTCGATCAGCGTCGACCTTATCTACGGTCTGCCACTGCAAACCGTGCAGAGTTTCGACGTCACCCTCAGCAAGATCATCGCGCTGCGTCCAGACCGGATTGCCGCCTACAGCTACGCGCATTTGCCGGAAATGGTCCGCGCGCAACGGCTGATTCGCCCCGCCGACATGCCGCCACCAGAGCGCAAGCTGGAATTGCTCGAGCTGACCATCCGCCGTCTGACCGAGGCCGGTTACGTCTATATCGGCATGGACCATTTCGCCTTGCCGGAGGACGAGCTGGCGCTGGCCCGGGCCAATGGCACCTTGCAGCGTAACTTTCAGGGCTATTCCACCCATGCCGACTGCGATTTGATCGGCCTTGGGGTGTCGTCGATCGGCAAGGTTGGCGACAGCTACAGCCAGAGCGTCAAGGCGCTTTCGCAGTACTACGCCCGTATCGATCAAGGGTTGTTGCCAGTGCATCGGGGTTATCGCTTGAACGCCGACGACCTGCTGCGCCGCGAGGTGATCAGCGACCTGATGTGCCATGGCCGTATCGCGTTCGACAAGTATGAGGCGCGTCATGGCATTCGCTTCACCGAGTATTTTGCCGAGGCGCTGGCGCAGCTGGGCGAGCATGTGCGCGATGGATTGCTGCAGATTCACCGCGACGAATTGGTGCTGCTGCCACAAGGGCATTTGATGATGCGCAGTGCCGCAATGGCGTTCGACGCCTATCTGGGTGGTGAGCAAAAAGGCCAGTTTTCCCGCACGGTTTGA
- a CDS encoding coproporphyrinogen III oxidase yields the protein MLDLFHNPGEIDRCDQGVLDPNCHADTQKFHDGIGSLDLLRALRVSRQKCRPLSLNVQLPSSLKPSSCAPRDIASEYNGIEQSLQHLEQEIDLVGCHLGAEQRVEQFHLGGGTPAPAHLERLMSHLRGRFNFLEHEGGDYSVEVDLHHTDWSTMGLLRDQGFNHVSIGVPDIDADCDRSVACYQNPAPIQSLMDAARTFGFRSINVDLGFGHAWQTPDSFALKLATIIELEPDRLMVFDYARPPRRYRPVLGDKVRALCRQDDKGAMRQICFDQLICAGYHYIGLGQFVRPDDDLAVAQERGRLRRTCEGFSRHGYCDHVGFGLGAISQIDDLYTQNTDEIERYQQQLDLRQLPTCRGWRFEAGDQIRQMVMERLACDQELDIRAIERRYGLVFSKYFSSVWPLLEQLSRDGLIELSDRFISILPAGRPEVDAICNLFEKDLGGAKH from the coding sequence ATGCTCGATTTATTTCACAACCCAGGCGAGATCGATCGGTGCGATCAAGGCGTGCTTGACCCTAACTGTCATGCCGACACGCAAAAATTTCATGACGGTATTGGCTCTCTGGATCTGCTTCGTGCACTGCGCGTCAGCCGCCAGAAGTGCCGTCCGCTGTCCCTGAACGTGCAACTGCCTTCCAGCCTCAAGCCGTCTTCCTGTGCCCCACGTGATATCGCCAGCGAGTACAACGGTATCGAGCAGTCCCTTCAGCATCTGGAGCAGGAAATCGATCTCGTCGGTTGTCACCTCGGTGCAGAGCAACGGGTCGAGCAGTTTCATCTGGGGGGCGGAACACCCGCGCCTGCCCATCTGGAGCGGCTGATGAGTCATCTGCGTGGCCGGTTCAACTTTCTTGAACATGAAGGCGGTGACTACAGCGTCGAGGTGGACCTTCACCATACCGACTGGTCGACCATGGGGTTGCTGCGCGACCAGGGATTCAATCATGTGAGCATCGGCGTTCCGGATATCGACGCCGACTGTGACAGGTCGGTGGCCTGCTACCAGAACCCGGCGCCGATCCAGTCGCTCATGGATGCCGCGCGCACCTTTGGCTTTCGATCCATCAACGTCGATCTGGGTTTTGGCCATGCCTGGCAGACGCCAGACAGTTTTGCGCTGAAGCTGGCGACCATTATCGAGCTGGAGCCGGACCGGCTCATGGTGTTCGACTATGCCCGGCCGCCACGGCGCTATCGGCCGGTGCTCGGTGACAAAGTCAGAGCGCTGTGCCGCCAGGACGATAAAGGCGCGATGCGCCAGATCTGCTTTGATCAACTGATTTGCGCGGGTTATCACTACATCGGTCTTGGGCAGTTTGTCCGGCCTGATGATGATTTGGCGGTCGCCCAGGAGCGAGGCCGGTTGCGCCGTACCTGTGAGGGTTTCTCCCGTCACGGCTATTGCGATCATGTTGGATTCGGTTTGGGTGCCATCAGCCAGATCGACGATTTGTACACGCAAAATACCGACGAGATTGAACGCTATCAGCAGCAACTGGACCTGAGGCAATTGCCGACGTGTCGAGGCTGGCGCTTCGAGGCGGGGGATCAGATCAGGCAGATGGTCATGGAGCGTCTGGCCTGTGATCAGGAACTGGATATCCGCGCCATCGAGAGGCGCTACGGTCTGGTTTTTTCCAAGTACTTTTCCTCTGTCTGGCCGTTGCTGGAGCAATTGAGCCGGGATGGGTTGATTGAGTTGTCAGATCGTTTCATCAGTATCCTTCCCGCCGGTCGGCCGGAAGTGGATGCCATCTGCAACCTGTTTGAAAAGGATTTGGGCGGTGCGAAGCATTAG
- the nirB gene encoding nitrite reductase large subunit NirB translates to MNSNVATLNKLQTLIVIGNGMVGHHCVEQLIERGALDHYRLHVFSEEPMRAYDRVHLSEYFSGRDAESLALGEASLYQTPGVTLHLGVPVLEIDRARRQVITAQGCVSYDKLVLATGSYPFVPPIEGAEGDSRLVYRTLEDLDAIRAAASNARRGVVVGGGLLGLEAANALKTLGLEAHVVEFAPRLMPVQLDEYGGLALKAQIERLGVGVHLSRGTQSISAGEKYRYRMNFANDEFLETDLIVFSAGIRAQDALARQCSLEVGPRGGVVIDDQCQSSDPNIYAIGECAAWNGSIFGLVAPGYQMARSVAALLCNETAEPFMGADMSTKLKLLGVDVGSIGDAHGSTPGARSYQFIDETTASYRRLVVDATGKHVLGAVLVGDNSYYDTLLQYMQNAIALPAEPVSLILPSSEGAPTLGPGALPEAATVCSCHNVTKGSICSAIDGGCTDLGLLKSQTKACTGCGGCAGLLKQVFEHELIARGVSVDKSLCEHFAYTRQELYALVRVEGVSTFEELLAKHGRGHTGCDVCKPAVGSILASCWNQPIMDASLVPLQDTNDTFMANMQKNGTYSVVPRIPGGEITADKLIAIGVVAKKYDLYTKITGGQRIDLFGAQLHELPDIWAELIEAGFETGHAYGKSTRTVKSCVGSTWCRYGVQDSVQMALTIEDRYKGLRSPHKLKFAVSGCTRECAEAQSKDVGVIATEKGWNLYIAGNGGMRPRHAELFATDLDDATLIRYIDRFLMFYIRTADKLQRTSVWRESLEGGLDYLKDVIINDSLGLGEELESQMQLVVNRYECEWANALKDPEKLKRFRTFVNDKRPDPDIHFVQERGQRRPIMAAELNLIPVIEEIA, encoded by the coding sequence ATGAATTCCAATGTTGCCACTTTGAACAAGCTGCAAACGCTGATCGTGATCGGCAATGGCATGGTCGGACATCATTGTGTCGAACAGCTGATCGAACGCGGTGCCCTTGATCACTATCGGCTGCACGTGTTCAGCGAGGAGCCGATGCGCGCCTACGACCGTGTGCACCTTTCCGAGTATTTCTCCGGCCGTGATGCCGAGTCACTGGCCCTCGGTGAAGCCTCGCTGTACCAGACCCCGGGCGTCACGTTGCATTTGGGGGTGCCGGTCCTGGAAATCGACCGCGCCCGCCGCCAGGTGATCACCGCGCAAGGCTGTGTCTCCTACGACAAATTGGTGCTGGCCACCGGGTCCTATCCGTTTGTGCCACCGATCGAAGGCGCCGAGGGCGATTCGCGCCTGGTGTATCGCACCCTTGAAGACCTCGACGCCATTCGTGCCGCGGCAAGCAACGCCCGACGCGGTGTGGTGGTCGGCGGTGGCTTGCTGGGCCTGGAGGCGGCCAACGCCCTGAAAACCCTGGGGCTGGAAGCCCATGTGGTGGAATTCGCCCCGCGCCTGATGCCGGTGCAGCTGGACGAATACGGTGGCCTGGCGCTCAAGGCGCAGATCGAACGCCTCGGCGTCGGTGTGCACCTGTCGCGCGGCACTCAATCGATCAGCGCAGGCGAGAAATACCGCTACCGCATGAATTTCGCCAATGACGAATTCCTTGAAACCGACCTGATCGTGTTTTCCGCCGGTATCCGTGCGCAAGACGCACTGGCCCGTCAATGCTCGCTGGAAGTCGGCCCGCGCGGCGGCGTTGTAATTGACGATCAATGCCAGAGCAGCGATCCGAACATCTATGCCATCGGCGAGTGTGCCGCGTGGAACGGCAGCATTTTTGGCCTGGTCGCCCCGGGCTACCAAATGGCTCGCAGTGTTGCCGCACTGCTGTGCAATGAAACCGCCGAGCCGTTCATGGGCGCGGACATGTCGACCAAACTCAAGCTGCTGGGCGTCGATGTCGGTTCCATCGGCGACGCCCACGGCAGCACGCCAGGCGCACGCAGTTATCAGTTCATCGACGAAACCACGGCCAGCTATCGACGCCTGGTGGTGGACGCGACGGGCAAGCACGTACTCGGTGCGGTGCTGGTCGGTGACAACAGCTATTACGACACGCTGCTGCAATACATGCAGAACGCGATTGCGCTGCCGGCGGAACCCGTCAGCCTGATTCTGCCGTCGTCCGAAGGCGCGCCGACCCTGGGCCCGGGGGCGTTGCCCGAAGCGGCCACGGTGTGCTCGTGCCACAACGTCACCAAGGGTTCCATTTGCTCGGCCATCGACGGTGGTTGCACCGACCTCGGCCTCCTCAAGTCACAGACCAAGGCGTGCACAGGTTGCGGCGGTTGTGCCGGGCTGCTCAAGCAGGTTTTCGAACATGAGTTGATTGCTCGTGGCGTCAGCGTCGACAAGAGCCTGTGCGAACACTTCGCCTATACCCGTCAGGAGCTTTATGCGCTGGTGCGGGTAGAAGGGGTGAGCACCTTCGAAGAACTCCTGGCCAAGCATGGCCGTGGCCACACCGGTTGCGACGTGTGCAAACCGGCGGTGGGATCGATCCTCGCGTCGTGCTGGAACCAGCCGATCATGGACGCATCGCTGGTGCCGCTGCAGGACACCAACGACACGTTCATGGCCAACATGCAGAAAAACGGTACCTATTCGGTGGTGCCACGCATCCCCGGTGGCGAGATCACCGCCGACAAACTGATCGCGATTGGTGTGGTGGCGAAGAAATACGACCTCTACACCAAAATCACCGGCGGCCAGCGTATCGACCTGTTTGGCGCGCAATTGCATGAGTTGCCGGACATCTGGGCCGAGCTGATTGAAGCGGGTTTCGAAACCGGGCACGCCTACGGCAAATCGACCCGCACGGTGAAGTCGTGTGTCGGCAGCACCTGGTGCCGTTATGGCGTGCAGGACAGTGTGCAAATGGCCCTGACCATCGAGGACCGCTACAAGGGCCTGCGCTCACCGCACAAACTCAAATTCGCGGTGTCCGGCTGCACACGGGAATGCGCCGAGGCCCAGAGCAAAGACGTTGGCGTGATCGCCACCGAGAAAGGTTGGAACCTTTACATCGCCGGCAACGGCGGCATGCGCCCACGCCATGCCGAGCTGTTCGCCACCGACCTCGACGATGCGACCCTGATCCGCTACATCGACCGCTTCCTGATGTTCTACATCCGCACCGCCGACAAATTGCAGCGTACCTCGGTCTGGCGCGAAAGCCTGGAAGGCGGCCTCGATTACCTCAAGGATGTGATCATCAACGACAGCCTCGGGCTGGGTGAAGAGCTCGAATCGCAGATGCAACTGGTGGTCAACCGCTATGAATGCGAGTGGGCCAACGCCCTCAAAGACCCGGAAAAACTCAAGCGCTTCCGTACCTTCGTCAACGATAAACGCCCGGACCCGGACATCCACTTTGTCCAGGAACGCGGCCAGCGGCGCCCGATCATGGCCGCCGAACTCAACCTTATCCCTGTTATCGAGGAGATTGCCTGA
- a CDS encoding OprD family outer membrane porin: MKTLSTHTLLLALGGQSLLALASEQDTATGFIEDSQWSLLNRSLYDRRDYEHGSLSNGARNAFKPRAERSDLAEEWAYGLMADFTSGYTAGTVGLGLDAHVYSGWQLDSGGGRAGRQGAGVGRGQ, encoded by the coding sequence GTGAAAACCCTATCGACGCACACCCTGCTATTGGCATTGGGCGGGCAATCCCTGCTCGCCCTGGCTTCAGAGCAAGACACCGCAACAGGCTTTATCGAAGACAGCCAATGGAGCCTGCTGAACCGCAGCCTCTACGACCGTCGCGACTATGAACACGGCTCACTGAGCAATGGAGCGCGCAATGCCTTCAAGCCCCGCGCCGAACGCAGCGACCTGGCCGAGGAGTGGGCCTACGGCCTGATGGCCGATTTCACCTCCGGCTACACCGCCGGCACCGTGGGGCTGGGCCTGGACGCCCATGTCTATTCCGGCTGGCAACTGGACAGCGGCGGCGGGCGGGCGGGCCGGCAAGGCGCGGGTGTTGGGCGTGGACAATGA
- a CDS encoding OprD family outer membrane porin: MSSAVAKLRFSSTELRYGEQRVKTPVFGSSDSRLLPETATGWLLTSRQLPTPSRWRKART; this comes from the coding sequence ATGAGTTCAGCCGTGGCCAAGCTGCGGTTTTCCTCGACTGAACTGCGTTACGGCGAGCAGCGGGTGAAAACCCCGGTGTTCGGTTCATCCGACAGCCGCTTGCTGCCGGAGACCGCCACCGGCTGGCTGCTGACCAGTCGCCAATTGCCTACACCCAGCCGTTGGCGGAAGGCCAGGACCTGA
- the nirD gene encoding nitrite reductase small subunit NirD: protein MSQSNTQRIDSLENTEAWQTVCEQQDLVSNSGVVVWLDGAQVALFYLPGAEGRTLYAIDNHDPQSGANVIGRGLVGSIKGDLVVASPIYKQHFRLEDGSCLEYPQQRLRVWPVRLNAGAVQVGVA from the coding sequence ATGAGCCAGTCCAATACCCAACGCATCGATTCCCTGGAAAACACCGAGGCCTGGCAAACGGTGTGCGAGCAACAGGACCTGGTCAGCAACTCCGGCGTTGTCGTCTGGCTCGATGGCGCACAGGTGGCGCTGTTTTACCTGCCGGGTGCCGAGGGTCGGACCCTCTATGCCATCGACAATCATGACCCGCAATCCGGGGCGAATGTCATTGGTCGCGGGTTGGTGGGCAGCATCAAGGGGGATCTGGTGGTTGCTTCGCCGATCTACAAACAGCATTTCAGGCTTGAGGACGGTAGCTGCCTGGAGTACCCGCAACAGCGACTGCGTGTCTGGCCTGTGCGGTTGAACGCCGGCGCGGTGCAAGTCGGGGTGGCTTGA
- a CDS encoding CBS domain-containing protein, with translation MKTAAQLLKLKVVQNRQVHSIAPDEMVLEALRIMAEKNVGALPVIEAGQVVGVISERDYARKVVLQGRSSVGTPVRDIMSAPVVTADSQQSIERCMAVMTDSHLRHLPVVDGGELIGLLSIGDLVKEAIVEQADLIRQLEHYIRGH, from the coding sequence ATGAAAACAGCCGCACAATTGCTGAAACTCAAGGTCGTGCAAAACCGCCAGGTGCATAGCATCGCGCCCGATGAAATGGTGCTTGAAGCCCTGAGGATCATGGCCGAAAAGAACGTGGGCGCGCTTCCGGTGATCGAGGCCGGGCAGGTGGTCGGCGTGATCAGCGAGCGCGACTATGCGCGCAAGGTCGTGCTGCAGGGGCGCTCTTCGGTCGGTACGCCGGTGCGCGACATCATGAGCGCGCCCGTGGTGACCGCCGACAGTCAGCAGAGCATCGAGCGTTGCATGGCGGTCATGACCGACAGCCATTTGCGTCACTTGCCGGTGGTGGATGGTGGCGAACTGATTGGTCTGTTATCGATTGGGGATTTGGTCAAGGAAGCCATCGTTGAACAGGCTGATCTGATTCGGCAGCTGGAGCATTACATTCGTGGGCACTGA
- a CDS encoding HAD family hydrolase: MGLTEYRALLIDCDEVLVDRDSGVWTALQPLLDSRGGHLDKEQVLAEYSEVVRALYPRFAELGFSGVLCFAHRQLAERWGLKASWEEGMSFARSAAGWSLFEDAPGAMLYLRKFYRLLVHGDRDAEDRGLLCERLGIMPDDFISLASDPLLDPEWLKANELEPGSILHVTRPSAGRQAAKDVCLICRGRSKHPTPCAADYCINSMADLVAQHQLSLRR, translated from the coding sequence ATGGGGCTGACTGAATATCGAGCACTGCTCATCGATTGCGATGAGGTCCTGGTCGATCGGGACTCGGGTGTCTGGACGGCACTGCAACCGCTGCTGGACAGCCGAGGCGGTCATCTGGACAAGGAACAGGTGCTGGCCGAATACAGCGAGGTGGTGCGTGCGCTCTATCCGCGTTTCGCTGAACTCGGCTTTAGTGGCGTGCTGTGCTTCGCCCATCGCCAGCTGGCCGAGCGCTGGGGCCTGAAAGCCAGCTGGGAGGAGGGCATGAGCTTTGCCCGTTCGGCGGCCGGCTGGTCGCTGTTCGAGGACGCGCCCGGGGCGATGTTGTACCTGCGCAAGTTCTACCGCTTGCTGGTGCACGGCGACCGGGATGCCGAGGATCGAGGGTTGCTGTGTGAGCGACTGGGGATCATGCCCGACGATTTCATCTCACTGGCCAGCGACCCGTTGCTCGATCCAGAGTGGTTGAAGGCCAACGAACTTGAACCCGGCAGCATCCTGCACGTGACCCGTCCTTCGGCCGGTCGACAGGCGGCCAAAGACGTGTGCCTGATCTGTCGCGGCCGCTCAAAACACCCCACGCCCTGCGCGGCGGATTACTGTATTAACAGCATGGCGGATCTGGTGGCTCAGCATCAGCTGTCTTTACGGCGCTGA
- a CDS encoding DUF4198 domain-containing protein: MSNAKALLGYGVFLLASSSEAHQIWYEQPPGQPLALYYGEYDKNMLEVTPGGMDRFQQLKGWSISNRSQPLTLTLQRQAFTVAHQTRADDSLLAQDPHYPIFDIHEADKALKTHWTPATRWVGDLRARTPELTLDIVPTGFADAGKAQFQVFYASKPLADQDVVLETGSGEVFTQRTDAAGKVSFDLPWQGTYVVAVEYKDRTPGERISPQGKAEPFDIKSFSSTLSFYRSQGQTPLPRAPSQLPASEVARLKKQA, translated from the coding sequence ATGAGCAACGCAAAAGCACTATTGGGTTACGGCGTCTTCCTGCTGGCGAGCAGCAGCGAGGCGCATCAAATCTGGTATGAACAACCACCCGGGCAACCCCTGGCGTTGTACTACGGGGAATATGACAAGAACATGCTGGAAGTCACGCCGGGCGGGATGGACCGGTTCCAGCAACTCAAGGGCTGGTCGATCAGTAACCGGTCCCAGCCGTTGACACTGACCTTGCAGCGTCAGGCCTTTACGGTGGCGCATCAAACCCGGGCAGATGACTCGCTGCTGGCCCAGGACCCGCACTATCCGATTTTCGATATTCATGAGGCGGACAAGGCGCTGAAGACTCACTGGACGCCAGCGACCCGTTGGGTCGGTGACTTGCGCGCACGCACCCCGGAACTGACCCTGGACATCGTGCCCACCGGTTTCGCCGATGCTGGCAAGGCGCAGTTCCAGGTGTTCTATGCGTCCAAACCGTTGGCCGACCAGGACGTGGTGCTGGAAACCGGTTCCGGTGAAGTGTTCACCCAGCGCACCGACGCCGCGGGCAAAGTCAGCTTCGATCTGCCGTGGCAGGGCACCTATGTGGTGGCTGTGGAATACAAGGACCGCACGCCCGGCGAGCGAATCAGTCCTCAAGGCAAGGCCGAACCGTTCGATATAAAGAGCTTCAGTTCGACATTGTCGTTCTATCGATCACAGGGCCAGACGCCGTTGCCGCGCGCGCCGTCGCAGCTGCCGGCATCGGAAGTCGCCAGGCTGAAGAAACAGGCCTGA
- a CDS encoding Lrp/AsnC family transcriptional regulator, with protein sequence MEGLVKLDRIDISILVELQKDGRMTNVSLADAVGLSASPCLQRVKRLESAGYISSYKAHLNLAKITDSVTVFTEITLSDHKREDFAKFESNIRLVDEVLECHLISGGYDYLVRFMTRSIQHYQEVIESLLDKNIGISKYFSYIVIKSPVLKDGVPLRKLLRH encoded by the coding sequence ATGGAAGGGTTAGTCAAACTGGACCGAATCGACATCAGCATCCTGGTGGAGCTGCAAAAGGACGGGCGCATGACCAACGTCAGCCTGGCCGATGCGGTTGGGTTGTCGGCCAGTCCCTGCCTGCAACGGGTCAAACGGCTTGAGTCGGCCGGGTATATTTCCAGCTACAAGGCGCACCTGAACCTGGCCAAGATCACCGATTCGGTGACGGTGTTTACCGAAATCACCTTGAGCGACCACAAGCGCGAAGACTTCGCCAAGTTCGAATCCAACATCCGTCTGGTGGACGAAGTGCTCGAATGCCATTTGATCAGCGGTGGCTACGATTATCTGGTGCGCTTCATGACCCGCAGCATCCAGCATTATCAGGAAGTGATCGAAAGCCTGCTGGACAAGAACATCGGCATCTCCAAGTACTTCAGCTACATCGTCATCAAGTCTCCGGTACTCAAGGACGGCGTGCCGCTGCGCAAGCTCCTGCGCCACTGA